One Acetobacterium sp. KB-1 DNA segment encodes these proteins:
- the lpdA gene encoding dihydrolipoyl dehydrogenase — protein sequence MKIVIIGGGPGGYVAAIRAAHLGAEVTLIENKFLGGTCLNVGCIPTKVLLHTTELLDVLKNDAKELGITVSGYEADWKTLQKRKTKIIKKLVGGVKALLKNNTITQIMGTGVFLNDHQIKVSYNINQDETSKDEEVIDFDFAIIATGSKPVIPPIPGSVHPDVITSDAALSLEAVPESLCIIGGGVIGCEFATIYNAFGCKVTIIEMLPDIVATMDRDIVKPLKDKLIKDGVEIFTRTKVESIKEGPDGLAVTTSSQAGEKIVTAQKVLLSVGRKPELSTLELEKAGIKTERGAIKVNQKMQTNKPHIYAVGDCNGGVMLAHVASAQGIFAVETIVGIRSQIDFKTIPYCVYTKPELAGVGLTEAEAREAGYDVKVGNFPMAVNGKAMIIGETTGLVKYVTDAATGEILGLHMAGPRATDLIVEGALAIRLEATVAELKSTIHAHPTVGESLMEAAHAVNGEAIHLMR from the coding sequence ATGAAGATTGTCATTATTGGCGGTGGCCCGGGCGGTTATGTGGCAGCCATCCGGGCAGCTCATTTAGGCGCGGAGGTAACTCTGATTGAAAACAAGTTCTTAGGTGGAACCTGTCTCAATGTTGGCTGTATCCCCACAAAAGTGCTTTTGCATACCACCGAACTCCTGGATGTTCTGAAAAACGATGCCAAAGAACTGGGAATCACAGTTTCTGGTTATGAAGCCGACTGGAAAACACTCCAGAAAAGAAAGACAAAAATTATAAAAAAATTGGTGGGTGGCGTGAAGGCCCTGTTAAAGAACAACACCATTACCCAAATAATGGGAACCGGCGTTTTTTTAAATGATCATCAAATTAAAGTTTCTTATAATATCAATCAAGACGAAACAAGCAAAGATGAAGAAGTCATCGATTTTGACTTTGCCATTATCGCAACGGGTTCAAAACCCGTAATTCCGCCGATCCCGGGAAGTGTTCACCCCGATGTGATCACCAGTGATGCGGCCTTATCACTTGAAGCGGTTCCCGAGAGCTTGTGTATCATCGGTGGCGGCGTCATTGGTTGTGAATTTGCTACCATCTACAATGCTTTTGGTTGTAAGGTTACGATCATCGAAATGTTGCCGGACATTGTTGCCACTATGGATCGGGATATTGTTAAACCGCTAAAAGATAAATTAATCAAAGATGGCGTGGAAATTTTTACCAGAACAAAGGTCGAATCAATTAAGGAAGGTCCTGACGGCTTGGCGGTTACGACCAGTTCCCAAGCGGGAGAAAAAATTGTGACAGCTCAAAAAGTGCTGCTCTCGGTGGGCCGAAAACCAGAACTTAGTACCCTGGAACTGGAAAAGGCCGGCATAAAAACGGAGCGAGGCGCAATCAAGGTCAATCAGAAAATGCAGACGAATAAGCCGCATATTTATGCGGTGGGCGATTGCAATGGCGGGGTCATGCTTGCTCATGTGGCATCGGCCCAAGGGATATTTGCAGTAGAAACCATTGTCGGAATCCGGTCACAGATTGATTTTAAAACGATCCCCTATTGTGTTTATACCAAACCGGAACTGGCTGGCGTGGGGCTCACTGAGGCCGAGGCCAGAGAAGCGGGTTATGACGTAAAGGTCGGTAATTTCCCCATGGCCGTCAATGGCAAAGCGATGATCATTGGCGAAACGACCGGGCTGGTCAAATACGTTACGGATGCTGCTACCGGCGAAATCCTGGGACTGCACATGGCCGGTCCCCGGGCCACTGATCTGATTGTCGAAGGAGCTCTGGCGATTCGCCTGGAAGCAACGGTAGCAGAACTTAAGTCCACCATCCATGCTCACCCCACCGTTGGCGAATCGCTGATGGAAGCCGCCCACGCCGTAAACGGCGAAGCGATCCATTTAATGAGATAA